A section of the Anabaena cylindrica PCC 7122 genome encodes:
- a CDS encoding glycosyltransferase family 10 domain-containing protein produces MKTVGMISSYRALESRADWLWQQTPHPFGVWENIKMQALAEKPDFLLMYQFDFPRPSPPPSLLDRLRKKQPKPELNIHNLLRNVSKEQIIYLLREPPLDEILEINKRNYQQAENYCGYISGPDDFAPIPNYMPAIWYHSNSFKDLNEMPCPQKVSNCSWITSGINRTANHRQRLDFLQSLKSSGMQIDFYGRGLEKWVKTSGELGNKWYGMAPYYYNLAIENYADNSWYVSEKLWDSLLAWCLPIYYGGQAADKLLPPGSFLRLPSLDEKGIAYIQEITATPDAWYAAKDAIAEARQIILHKLNLLNWLSEFATKFS; encoded by the coding sequence ATGAAAACTGTAGGTATGATTAGCAGCTATCGCGCTCTAGAATCAAGAGCAGACTGGCTGTGGCAACAAACACCCCATCCCTTTGGTGTTTGGGAAAATATAAAAATGCAAGCACTGGCAGAAAAACCAGATTTCCTGCTCATGTATCAGTTTGATTTTCCTCGACCATCACCTCCTCCGTCATTATTAGACCGTTTACGGAAAAAGCAACCAAAACCAGAGTTAAATATTCATAATCTCTTACGGAATGTCAGTAAAGAGCAGATTATTTATTTATTGAGAGAACCACCTTTAGATGAAATTTTAGAAATTAATAAACGTAATTATCAACAAGCTGAAAATTATTGTGGTTATATTTCCGGCCCTGATGATTTTGCCCCCATTCCCAACTATATGCCTGCTATTTGGTATCACTCTAATTCCTTTAAGGATTTAAATGAAATGCCATGTCCGCAAAAAGTATCTAACTGTAGTTGGATTACTTCCGGTATTAATCGCACAGCTAATCATCGGCAACGTCTCGATTTTTTGCAATCTTTAAAATCTAGCGGTATGCAAATTGATTTCTATGGACGTGGTTTAGAAAAATGGGTAAAAACGTCGGGAGAACTTGGTAACAAGTGGTACGGCATGGCACCATATTATTATAATTTAGCAATTGAAAACTATGCTGATAATAGTTGGTATGTAAGTGAGAAACTTTGGGATAGTTTATTAGCTTGGTGTTTACCAATTTACTATGGTGGACAAGCAGCAGATAAATTATTACCACCAGGTAGCTTTTTAAGATTACCAAGTTTAGATGAAAAAGGAATTGCCTACATTCAAGAAATAACAGCTACTCCTGATGCTTGGTATGCTGCAAAAGATGCGATTGCTGAAGCCAGACAAATTATTTTACACAAACTAAACTTACTCAATTGGTTATCAGAATTCGCCACTAAATTTTCTTAA
- a CDS encoding Npun_R2821/Npun_R2822 family protein, giving the protein MNRGIYIIANDKVTDQAIALLNSIRLHDADTPVVMIPYDDNYHAIADILGKNYGVKIYEDLDFIARLSQRLYETFGGQFFARPNQFRKQACWFGEFDEFLYIDTDIVVFEKIIDNLNYLQNTDFICCDYQHLGGIKNVFNSQVLEDKVFSKDEVKEIFNGGFWGSKKNLISENDLYETFAECASHPEYFDFSEKTSDQPIINYMLLKRIPRRFNIVRREGKAPGNWGGTPHFQTQGNILFDPTVNQPLQYLHWAGIKIQPGCPYWETWEYYRNLNSSIPAAAIPAPVKKSQWQQTVDNIKNQVKQLRSK; this is encoded by the coding sequence ATGAATAGGGGAATTTATATCATTGCTAATGATAAAGTGACAGACCAAGCGATCGCACTTTTGAATAGTATTCGGTTACATGATGCTGATACACCAGTAGTCATGATTCCTTATGATGATAATTATCATGCCATTGCTGATATTTTAGGTAAAAATTATGGCGTAAAAATCTATGAAGACCTAGATTTTATTGCTCGTCTTTCCCAAAGATTATATGAAACCTTTGGGGGTCAGTTTTTTGCTCGTCCTAATCAATTTCGTAAACAAGCTTGCTGGTTTGGAGAATTTGATGAATTTTTGTATATTGATACTGACATTGTTGTTTTTGAAAAAATAATTGATAATCTCAACTATTTGCAAAATACTGACTTTATCTGTTGTGATTATCAACATTTAGGAGGGATTAAAAATGTTTTTAATTCCCAAGTATTAGAAGATAAAGTATTTTCAAAGGATGAAGTTAAAGAAATTTTCAACGGCGGTTTTTGGGGTTCTAAGAAAAACTTAATTTCCGAAAATGATTTGTACGAAACATTTGCTGAATGTGCATCTCATCCAGAATATTTTGATTTTTCTGAAAAGACTTCTGACCAACCAATTATCAATTATATGCTACTTAAGCGTATTCCCCGTCGTTTTAACATCGTCCGTAGGGAAGGCAAAGCACCAGGAAATTGGGGGGGAACACCACATTTTCAGACCCAAGGTAATATTTTATTTGATCCAACAGTTAATCAACCTCTGCAATATCTCCATTGGGCAGGAATTAAAATTCAACCTGGTTGTCCCTACTGGGAAACTTGGGAATATTATCGTAATTTGAACTCTAGTATACCTGCCGCTGCTATTCCCGCACCTGTGAAAAAAAGTCAGTGGCAGCAGACTGTTGACAATATTAAAAACCAAGTCAAACAACTGAGAAGTAAGTAA
- a CDS encoding glycosyltransferase family 4 protein, translated as MKNNILAKNYIFFINEELPKPEAHLVQSTNAANGAANLDYATVLVYPQKGLSAINPWYLARPFQPQKIPAKLVNYYNLQDKLKVAPLPMPWPIDNWQNKITNSNTIATKYYLPLHIKPTTQLVHSRNWNFIKAAIKNDIPAIYEHHHHDHKKFEPEIVKNPLFQIAITVVDTIRETMIENGMPPEKVITLHNGFNRLFMERQPEKSRLWREKLLQDERTKLVVYAGALKQFKGIDILIEVAREMPNVQFACAGGKPAEVEHYQQLAKDKQVENITFLGYILHNELSSLLQAADILAHPHCLGKAATFTSPLKLFDYLASGNPVVATEIPSLTEFKNTPAIAAWCEPDNPTKFAAALQQVLATHPKKIAGYPEIIDFVKQFSWENRAAKILSHIDQSFLPQLIP; from the coding sequence ATGAAAAACAATATTTTAGCTAAAAACTATATATTTTTTATTAACGAAGAATTACCAAAGCCAGAAGCGCACCTAGTTCAGTCCACTAACGCTGCGAATGGGGCAGCTAACTTAGATTATGCAACCGTACTAGTTTATCCTCAAAAAGGATTATCAGCTATAAATCCCTGGTATCTAGCTCGTCCTTTTCAACCTCAAAAAATACCAGCCAAACTTGTGAATTACTACAATTTACAAGATAAATTAAAAGTTGCTCCTTTACCCATGCCTTGGCCAATTGACAATTGGCAAAATAAAATTACTAATTCCAATACTATTGCCACCAAGTATTATTTACCTCTTCATATAAAACCAACAACCCAACTTGTTCATAGTCGTAACTGGAATTTTATTAAAGCCGCTATCAAAAATGACATTCCGGCAATCTACGAACATCACCATCACGATCACAAGAAATTTGAGCCGGAAATCGTCAAAAATCCCCTATTTCAAATTGCCATCACAGTAGTAGACACCATCCGTGAAACCATGATTGAAAATGGTATGCCACCAGAAAAAGTGATCACTCTACACAATGGTTTTAATCGCCTATTCATGGAAAGACAACCTGAAAAATCTAGATTATGGCGTGAAAAATTATTGCAAGACGAACGAACAAAATTGGTTGTCTATGCAGGAGCATTAAAGCAATTTAAAGGTATTGATATACTCATTGAAGTAGCTAGAGAAATGCCAAATGTGCAGTTCGCCTGTGCAGGTGGTAAACCAGCAGAAGTTGAACACTATCAACAATTAGCAAAAGACAAGCAAGTAGAAAATATTACTTTTTTAGGTTATATCTTGCATAATGAGTTATCATCTTTGCTACAAGCAGCAGATATCTTGGCTCATCCTCATTGCTTAGGAAAAGCCGCAACTTTTACGTCCCCCTTAAAGTTATTTGACTATCTAGCCTCTGGCAATCCCGTTGTTGCTACTGAAATTCCCTCCTTAACTGAGTTTAAAAATACTCCGGCTATTGCCGCTTGGTGTGAACCAGATAACCCAACTAAATTTGCCGCTGCTCTGCAACAAGTATTAGCAACACATCCCAAAAAAATAGCTGGTTATCCAGAAATTATTGACTTTGTTAAGCAGTTCTCTTGGGAAAATCGTGCCGCCAAAATCCTCAGCCACATAGATCAATCCTTTCTACCTCAACTCATCCCCTAA
- a CDS encoding M1 family metallopeptidase: MLHSYFDTENNGHKSFELPGAKPHYNPDKPGQVEHIFLDLSLDIPNQSYYGNCSIRLLPIRNNIERLTLDAVNLNIQSVQVDEVPQKFEYDGEKLAIQLSQPTQIGKRLLIAIAYSVEKPQRGIYFIQPDKHYPDKPTQVWTQGEDEDSRFWFPCFDYPGQLSTSEIRVRVPKHLIAISNGELIDTQENGSDKIYHWLQQQVHPTYLMTLAVGDFAEIRDEWKGKPVTYYVEKGREADAKRSMGKTPRMIEFLSEKYGYSYPFPKYAQVCVDDFIFGGMENTSTTLLTDRCLLDNRATLDNRNTESLVVHELAHQWFGDLLVIKHWSHAWIKEGMASYSEVMWTEYEYGIQDAAYYRLLEARSYLSEDNSRYRRPMVTHVYREAIELYDRHIYEKGSCVYHMIRTELGDELFWPAIQTFVNDYAHQTVETVDLLRSIEKATGRNLTFLFDQYVYRGGYPDFKVAYSWDGDANLAKVTVTQTQASTDNNGQKDLFDLKIPIGFGYIQPKLELKSFTVRVNEREQSFYFPLTEKPDFISFDVGNNYLKTVTLEYPVAELKAQLEFDPNPISRIYAAEALAKKGALESMKALSAALENDSFWGVRVEVAKQLAEIKLDQAFDALVGGLQDQSPYVRRAVVESLSQIKTHTSYKAVKGFVQDGDPSYYVEAAACRTIGTIASANLEDKPHENKVIKLLKSVLEEKAGWNEVVRSGAVAGLAELKTSETALNLLIEYTKLGIPQPLRLATIRALGKISVGQTPANLERILDRLAEIARETFFLTQVAVVSALGQMETSKAIAILQSLANQTADGRVRRYAEEEVAKVQKNIGPEKSLRQMREELDQLKQQNQELKSRLETLEAKSK, from the coding sequence ATGTTGCATTCTTATTTTGATACAGAGAATAACGGACATAAATCGTTTGAGTTGCCAGGGGCTAAACCACACTACAACCCTGACAAACCCGGACAGGTTGAGCATATTTTTCTCGACCTGAGTTTGGATATCCCGAACCAAAGTTACTATGGCAATTGTAGTATTAGATTGTTGCCTATCCGTAATAATATTGAGCGTTTGACCTTGGATGCTGTAAACCTGAATATCCAATCTGTACAGGTAGACGAAGTACCGCAAAAGTTTGAATATGATGGAGAAAAGCTGGCAATTCAACTGTCTCAACCAACTCAGATAGGTAAAAGATTGTTGATTGCGATCGCTTACTCGGTGGAAAAACCCCAACGGGGAATTTACTTTATTCAACCAGACAAACACTATCCAGACAAACCCACCCAAGTCTGGACTCAAGGAGAAGACGAAGATTCTCGTTTTTGGTTTCCCTGTTTCGACTACCCAGGACAATTATCAACTTCGGAAATTCGAGTTCGTGTTCCCAAACATCTGATCGCTATTTCCAACGGTGAATTAATTGACACCCAAGAAAATGGCAGTGATAAAATTTACCATTGGTTACAGCAGCAAGTTCATCCTACCTACTTGATGACATTAGCAGTAGGAGACTTTGCCGAAATTCGAGACGAGTGGAAAGGTAAACCCGTCACCTACTACGTAGAAAAAGGCAGGGAGGCAGATGCTAAACGCAGTATGGGAAAAACTCCCCGCATGATTGAATTTTTGAGCGAAAAGTATGGTTACTCATACCCTTTTCCCAAATATGCCCAGGTCTGCGTCGATGACTTCATTTTTGGAGGGATGGAAAACACCTCCACCACTCTCTTAACCGATCGCTGTTTACTAGATAATCGGGCCACATTAGATAACCGCAATACAGAAAGCTTAGTTGTCCATGAACTCGCACACCAATGGTTTGGTGATTTGCTGGTAATTAAACATTGGTCCCACGCTTGGATTAAGGAAGGAATGGCTTCCTATTCTGAAGTAATGTGGACAGAATATGAATATGGTATCCAAGACGCAGCTTATTATCGCCTATTGGAAGCCCGGAGTTACTTAAGCGAAGATAATAGTCGCTATCGTCGGCCAATGGTAACTCATGTTTACCGGGAAGCAATTGAGCTTTATGATCGCCATATTTACGAAAAAGGATCTTGTGTTTATCACATGATTCGCACAGAATTGGGAGATGAATTATTTTGGCCAGCAATTCAAACCTTTGTTAATGATTATGCTCATCAAACTGTCGAAACAGTAGATTTATTAAGATCCATTGAAAAAGCAACTGGACGAAATCTCACTTTCCTTTTTGATCAGTATGTTTATCGCGGTGGTTATCCCGATTTTAAAGTTGCTTACTCTTGGGATGGGGATGCGAATTTAGCTAAGGTGACGGTGACTCAAACCCAAGCCAGTACAGATAATAATGGGCAGAAGGATTTATTTGATCTAAAAATTCCCATCGGTTTTGGTTATATTCAGCCAAAATTAGAACTCAAAAGTTTCACTGTGCGTGTGAATGAACGAGAACAAAGTTTCTACTTTCCCTTGACAGAAAAGCCTGATTTTATCAGCTTTGATGTGGGTAATAATTACCTGAAAACTGTAACTCTAGAATATCCAGTCGCAGAGTTGAAAGCACAGTTAGAATTTGATCCAAATCCCATTTCTCGCATCTATGCAGCTGAGGCTTTAGCTAAAAAAGGCGCATTAGAATCGATGAAAGCACTATCAGCAGCTTTGGAAAATGATTCCTTCTGGGGTGTGCGTGTAGAAGTGGCTAAACAGTTAGCAGAAATTAAGTTAGATCAAGCTTTTGATGCTTTAGTTGGTGGTTTGCAAGATCAAAGTCCTTATGTACGTCGTGCGGTGGTAGAGTCTTTGTCTCAAATCAAAACCCATACTAGTTATAAAGCTGTGAAAGGTTTTGTGCAGGATGGTGATCCCAGCTACTATGTGGAAGCTGCTGCTTGTCGTACCATTGGCACAATTGCATCTGCTAATTTGGAAGATAAACCCCATGAAAATAAGGTTATTAAGCTGCTAAAATCTGTTTTGGAAGAAAAAGCAGGTTGGAATGAAGTAGTACGCAGTGGCGCAGTTGCTGGACTGGCTGAGTTGAAAACTTCTGAAACGGCTTTGAATTTGCTGATTGAATACACCAAACTGGGCATCCCTCAACCGTTACGACTGGCGACAATTCGGGCTTTAGGCAAAATTTCTGTTGGTCAAACTCCTGCTAATTTAGAACGAATTTTAGACAGATTGGCAGAAATAGCTAGAGAAACATTCTTTTTGACACAGGTGGCAGTGGTGTCAGCATTAGGACAAATGGAAACTTCTAAAGCGATCGCTATTTTACAATCTTTAGCTAATCAAACAGCTGATGGGCGTGTTCGTCGTTATGCTGAAGAAGAAGTTGCCAAAGTCCAAAAGAATATTGGCCCAGAAAAAAGCTTGCGTCAAATGCGTGAAGAACTCGACCAACTCAAACAACAAAATCAGGAACTAAAAAGCCGCTTGGAAACTTTAGAGGCCAAATCAAAGTAA
- a CDS encoding ABC1 kinase family protein, producing the protein MGQYQPAQLKQYNPDAIARYYRYRPWLAWGRLLRIILSFAGFILGLKWDEWQNQVEQNKGKRATQLRELLTHLGPTFIKVGQALSTRPDLIRKDFLAELIKLQDQLPPFDNALAYHIIETELDRPIQEIFKELSPKPVAAASLGQVYRGRLLSGEEVAVKVQRPHLRPVITKDLYLMRWAAGWLTPWLPLNLGHDLTLIVDEFGTKLFEEIDYINEGRNAEKFANNFHDDPHVKVPSIYWRYTSNHVLTLEWINGFKLTDTQSIRQAGLDPETIIQIGVTTGLQQLLEHGFFHADPHPGNLFAVPDGRMAYIDFGMMDQLEETTKESLVDALVHLVNKDYTDLAEDFVKLGFLAPDTNICPIVPALEAVLGNAIGKNVKDFNFKTITDEFSELMYEYPFRVPAKFALIIRSLVTQEGIALSLNPNFKIVEIGYPYIARRLLTGESPALRRRLLNVLFKDGKFQWQRLENLIAIARTDEEFDVLPTAKMGLQFLLSEEGKFLRRQLVLAITEDDRLHTEEVQRLWNLVKDDLPPNRLLNVAVGLLTEFSRESVAAILPK; encoded by the coding sequence GTGGGTCAGTATCAACCTGCTCAACTAAAGCAGTATAATCCAGACGCGATCGCTCGTTACTATCGTTACCGTCCCTGGTTAGCTTGGGGCAGACTGCTAAGAATCATCCTATCTTTTGCAGGATTTATACTCGGTCTCAAGTGGGATGAATGGCAAAATCAAGTTGAGCAGAACAAGGGGAAACGAGCTACCCAGTTGCGAGAACTGCTCACTCACCTTGGACCTACCTTTATTAAAGTAGGTCAAGCACTCTCCACCAGACCTGACCTAATCCGCAAAGACTTTTTAGCAGAACTGATAAAGTTACAAGACCAGTTACCACCCTTCGATAATGCCCTGGCTTACCACATTATTGAAACTGAACTAGACCGACCAATTCAGGAAATATTTAAGGAACTCTCACCCAAACCAGTAGCAGCAGCCAGTTTAGGTCAAGTCTATCGTGGTCGCTTACTCAGTGGTGAAGAAGTAGCCGTAAAAGTGCAGCGTCCGCACCTACGTCCAGTCATTACAAAAGACTTGTACTTAATGCGCTGGGCAGCAGGTTGGCTAACACCTTGGTTGCCTCTTAATCTTGGTCACGACCTCACATTAATTGTTGATGAATTTGGCACAAAACTATTTGAAGAAATAGATTACATCAACGAAGGTCGCAACGCGGAAAAATTTGCGAATAACTTCCATGATGATCCTCACGTCAAAGTTCCGTCTATTTATTGGCGTTATACCAGTAATCATGTCTTAACTCTGGAATGGATTAACGGATTTAAACTCACTGATACACAAAGCATCCGCCAAGCAGGTTTAGATCCAGAAACAATAATCCAAATAGGTGTTACGACTGGATTACAACAGCTGTTAGAACATGGCTTTTTCCATGCCGATCCCCATCCAGGTAATTTGTTTGCTGTCCCCGATGGTCGGATGGCTTACATTGACTTTGGCATGATGGATCAATTAGAAGAAACTACCAAAGAATCACTCGTAGATGCCTTAGTACATCTGGTCAATAAGGATTACACAGACTTAGCCGAAGACTTTGTAAAACTGGGCTTTTTAGCTCCAGATACAAATATTTGCCCAATCGTACCAGCATTAGAAGCCGTGTTGGGAAATGCTATTGGCAAAAATGTCAAGGACTTTAACTTCAAAACCATTACCGATGAATTTTCGGAATTGATGTATGAATATCCTTTCCGAGTACCAGCCAAATTTGCTTTAATTATTCGTTCCCTGGTGACACAAGAAGGCATTGCTCTCAGCCTTAACCCCAATTTTAAAATCGTTGAAATAGGCTATCCCTACATAGCAAGACGGTTGCTCACCGGAGAATCTCCCGCATTGAGACGGCGGTTACTGAATGTATTATTTAAAGATGGTAAATTCCAGTGGCAGAGGTTAGAAAACTTAATTGCCATTGCTCGTACTGATGAGGAATTTGATGTTTTACCTACAGCAAAAATGGGCTTACAATTTCTACTATCTGAAGAAGGTAAATTTCTCCGTCGTCAGTTAGTTCTTGCCATTACCGAAGATGACCGCTTACATACTGAAGAAGTACAACGGCTCTGGAATTTAGTCAAGGATGACTTACCACCAAATCGGTTATTAAATGTAGCAGTTGGCTTGTTAACAGAGTTCTCTAGAGAAAGTGTAGCTGCTATTCTGCCCAAATAA
- a CDS encoding Npun_R2821/Npun_R2822 family protein — protein MDGICTLANDRVYDQLIALINSIEAIYGQTMPVCIYPYDHNTEKIAAELVHRPHVTLYDHQDSIQKWDKFVKDIWDTHPTAQTHWQKLGSYQYHRLGTHRRYCAFDAPFDRFVYMDADTILMSSLDHIFTQLSHHDWVVYDFQFKDLSHVYSLSSTKLKELFTPERLQTEIFCSGFYGSKKDIFPEPNREMILDFLRQGEAEVLYDMAPDQTILNYMVMRLGLSNYNFALELPADQTTGCSVTSLHFENRDQILYDKGNRLTYLHYIGLSSKLFHRVCTGENIDFPYRDIFLYYRYLHEPEQRPKFTTKAKAYNAVPSLGTRILNKLKLAKK, from the coding sequence ATGGATGGTATTTGTACACTTGCTAATGACCGAGTTTATGACCAACTCATTGCCTTAATTAACAGTATAGAAGCAATTTATGGTCAGACAATGCCTGTATGTATCTATCCTTATGATCACAATACAGAAAAAATTGCTGCTGAACTTGTCCACCGCCCTCATGTGACACTTTATGATCACCAAGATTCAATTCAAAAATGGGATAAATTTGTCAAAGATATTTGGGATACCCATCCTACAGCCCAAACACATTGGCAAAAACTAGGAAGCTATCAATATCATCGACTCGGAACTCATCGGCGTTATTGTGCTTTTGATGCCCCTTTTGACCGCTTTGTTTACATGGATGCTGATACTATATTAATGAGTTCATTAGATCATATTTTTACTCAATTAAGTCATCATGATTGGGTAGTATACGATTTTCAATTCAAAGATTTATCTCATGTTTACAGTTTATCATCAACCAAATTAAAAGAATTATTCACCCCAGAACGTTTGCAAACTGAAATATTTTGTTCTGGATTTTATGGTTCTAAAAAAGATATATTTCCTGAGCCAAATAGAGAAATGATCCTAGATTTTTTGCGTCAAGGAGAAGCAGAAGTTCTCTATGATATGGCTCCTGACCAAACAATTCTCAACTATATGGTCATGCGATTAGGGTTATCTAACTATAATTTTGCCCTGGAGTTACCTGCTGATCAAACTACTGGTTGCTCTGTAACCTCTTTACATTTTGAAAACCGAGATCAAATTCTCTATGACAAGGGTAACAGATTGACTTATTTGCATTATATTGGGTTATCTTCTAAATTATTCCATCGAGTTTGTACTGGAGAAAATATTGATTTTCCTTATCGAGATATTTTTCTGTACTATCGCTATTTGCATGAACCGGAACAGCGGCCAAAGTTCACAACTAAAGCTAAGGCTTATAATGCTGTTCCCAGTTTAGGCACAAGAATTTTAAACAAGTTGAAATTAGCTAAAAAGTAG
- a CDS encoding DUF4351 domain-containing protein, translating to MHTDLIFLVNGIKQTRVYQEAKEEGRQEARQEWQTNLLVRQLSKRFGKLSSNYIENINKLTIEQREDLGEALLDFVDISELEQWLKTHTDK from the coding sequence ATGCACACAGACCTAATATTTTTAGTGAATGGTATCAAGCAAACAAGAGTATATCAAGAAGCAAAGGAGGAAGGTAGACAAGAAGCTAGACAAGAATGGCAGACAAACTTACTAGTACGTCAGTTATCCAAGCGATTCGGAAAATTGAGCAGTAATTACATCGAAAATATCAACAAACTCACCATAGAACAACGAGAAGACCTGGGAGAAGCATTATTAGATTTTGTGGACATTAGCGAATTGGAACAATGGCTAAAAACTCACACAGATAAGTGA
- a CDS encoding DUF4351 domain-containing protein has protein sequence MELLETVLLSKFSQLSRQEIEAMFLVSDIKQTKVYQEAKQEGIQEGIQEGRQEGRQEGEMILLMRLLSKRFGKLSSNYIENINKLTIEQLEDLGEALLDFVDISDLEQWLKSHIEL, from the coding sequence ATGGAGTTACTAGAGACTGTTTTGTTATCCAAATTCTCGCAATTAAGCCGTCAGGAGATTGAAGCGATGTTTTTAGTCAGTGATATCAAGCAAACAAAAGTATATCAAGAAGCAAAGCAGGAAGGTATACAGGAAGGTATACAGGAAGGTAGACAAGAAGGTAGACAAGAAGGAGAGATGATTTTACTTATGCGTCTGTTATCCAAGCGATTTGGAAAACTGAGCAGTAATTACATCGAAAATATCAACAAACTCACCATAGAACAACTAGAAGACCTGGGAGAAGCATTATTAGACTTTGTGGACATTTCTGACCTGGAACAATGGCTCAAATCCCACATAGAATTATAG
- a CDS encoding DUF3352 domain-containing protein: MPESKSKFLVPAISAAIVVAGGIAVYMYLKSPTGDSSSPLGSAKVVPANALIATYINTDDQSWDKLRQFGNPQAQQLITKSLENVNKEIFSDSNISYETDIKPWVGGVMIAVLPPTAPTPTQPNAPIQPKQEPNILLVVGIKDKLSALNFSKKLKEQKNLQTEESDYKGQKIIASKNKGKSTYTTVLNNSQLLLAPEKQAVEKAIDTYKGEPSFATKEGASSILSKGVDVKNSLAQIYVPDYANMAQQLTALSPQARPLPPQTLAQLKQVKSMVAGIGVDDAGLRLKAVVNLDPQLSKFQYQTTPAKIVGQFPSDTFALVTGQNLNRSWQTLVEQSKDYPELKQVVEQTRGQLQQFANLDLDKDIFGWMNQEFALGAVKSSQGWLANVGFGGAIVFDTSDRKTAEATFTKLDDLAKKQSLNVAQKSIGGKNITEWQIPQQGALVAHGWLDQDTVFLAIGGPVADTLADKKGQSLDNTDTFKSVTASLQKPNAGYFYLDMDNTTSLITRFATAGQPLPPDASAILGSIRGIGVTVNSPDKSTSQMEMLLSLKPATAK; the protein is encoded by the coding sequence ATGCCTGAAAGTAAATCAAAGTTTTTAGTTCCTGCTATTAGTGCTGCTATAGTCGTGGCGGGAGGTATTGCAGTTTATATGTATTTGAAATCTCCTACTGGAGATAGTTCCAGTCCTCTGGGCAGTGCTAAAGTAGTACCGGCTAATGCCTTAATAGCAACTTATATCAATACAGATGATCAGTCTTGGGATAAATTGCGGCAATTTGGTAATCCGCAAGCACAACAGTTGATAACAAAAAGTCTAGAAAATGTCAACAAAGAAATATTTAGTGATAGTAATATTTCTTACGAAACAGACATTAAGCCTTGGGTAGGTGGTGTGATGATTGCTGTATTACCACCTACTGCCCCTACACCTACTCAGCCGAATGCACCTATTCAGCCAAAACAGGAGCCAAATATCCTGTTAGTAGTAGGTATCAAGGATAAACTCAGTGCCTTGAATTTTTCTAAGAAATTGAAAGAGCAAAAAAATCTGCAAACTGAGGAATCAGATTATAAAGGTCAGAAAATTATTGCTAGTAAAAATAAGGGCAAATCGACATACACAACGGTTTTGAATAATAGCCAGTTGCTGTTAGCACCAGAAAAACAAGCTGTAGAAAAAGCTATTGACACTTATAAAGGTGAACCTTCTTTTGCGACTAAAGAAGGTGCAAGCAGCATTCTCTCCAAAGGTGTGGATGTAAAAAACAGCCTTGCTCAAATTTATGTTCCTGACTACGCCAATATGGCACAGCAATTAACAGCATTAAGTCCCCAAGCTAGGCCATTACCTCCCCAAACCTTGGCACAACTTAAACAAGTAAAGTCGATGGTAGCGGGTATTGGTGTTGATGATGCAGGATTGCGGTTAAAAGCTGTTGTGAATTTAGATCCGCAACTGAGCAAATTTCAGTATCAAACGACTCCTGCGAAGATAGTGGGACAATTTCCTAGCGATACCTTTGCTTTAGTCACTGGACAGAATCTTAATCGTAGTTGGCAAACCTTGGTAGAACAATCAAAAGATTATCCTGAACTGAAGCAAGTAGTTGAACAGACTCGCGGACAACTACAACAATTTGCCAATCTTGATTTAGATAAAGATATTTTTGGTTGGATGAATCAAGAATTTGCTTTGGGTGCAGTGAAATCAAGTCAAGGATGGTTAGCTAATGTAGGATTTGGAGGAGCGATAGTATTTGATACGAGCGATCGCAAAACAGCCGAAGCCACCTTCACTAAACTAGATGATTTAGCCAAAAAGCAATCCCTCAACGTTGCTCAAAAAAGCATTGGTGGTAAAAATATCACAGAATGGCAAATACCCCAACAAGGCGCTTTAGTAGCACATGGTTGGCTAGATCAGGACACCGTATTTCTTGCTATTGGTGGACCCGTTGCCGATACCCTGGCAGATAAAAAAGGTCAATCCCTCGATAATACGGACACATTTAAATCCGTAACTGCTTCTTTGCAAAAACCCAACGCAGGTTATTTTTACTTAGATATGGACAACACCACGTCCCTGATTACTCGTTTTGCCACAGCAGGTCAACCTCTTCCTCCCGATGCTAGTGCTATCCTGGGTTCCATTCGTGGTATTGGTGTGACTGTGAATAGCCCTGATAAATCTACCAGTCAAATGGAAATGTTATTGTCTCTGAAGCCTGCTACTGCAAAGTAA